One part of the Haliaeetus albicilla chromosome 27, bHalAlb1.1, whole genome shotgun sequence genome encodes these proteins:
- the CLK4 gene encoding dual specificity protein kinase CLK4 isoform X1, with the protein MYLFEHRIPAYNIQQRKLWQMRHSKQSHCPEWDDRKSWDQRKHSSSHKRRKRSHSSGQESKHYKPNHFSESHYLDDRTINERDHHDRRYVEEYRNDFCEVYDHRHYHRDYEKSHHHHYSKSSGRSRKSSHKRKHKRHHCSSHQSHSKSHRRKRSRSVEDDEEGHLICESGDVLRARYEIVATLGEGAFGKVVECIDHDMRGMHVAVKIVKNVGRYREAARSEIQVLEHLNNMDPSSTFRCVQMLEWFDHHGHVCIVFELLGLSTYDFIKENSFLPFHINDIRNMAYQICQSINFLHHNKLTHTDLKPENILFVESDYIVKYNAKMKRDERTLKNTDIKVVDFGSATFDDEHHSTLVSTRHYRAPEVILALGWSQPCDVWSIGCILIEYYLGFTVFQTHDSKEHLAMMERILGPLPAHMIKKSRKHYFHHDQLDWDEHSSAGRYVRRRCKPLKEFMHCQDRDHQSLFDLVRRMLEYDPAKRITLDEALQHPFFEPLNK; encoded by the exons aTGTACCTGTTTGAACACAGAATTCCTGCATATAACATCCAGCAACGGAAGCTG tGGCAGATGCGGCATTCAAAACAATCTCATTGTCCTGAATGGGACGACCGAAAGAGCTGGGATCAAagaaagcacagcagcagccataAACGCAGGAAAAGGTCCCACAGCAGTGGACAAGAAAGCAAGCACTATAAACCAAATCACTTTTCAGAAAG tcaTTATTTGGATGATAGAACCATAAATGAAAGAGACCATCATGACCGGAGATATGTTGAGGAATACAGAAATGACTTCTGTGAAGTATATGACCACAGGCATTATCACAGAGACTATGAAAAGAGTCACCATCATCACTATAGCAAATCCTCTGGTCGGAGCAGGAAAAGTAGTCATAAAAGGAAGCATAAGAGACATCATTGCTCCAGTCACCAATCGCATTCG AAGAGTCACCGAAGGAAAAGATCCAGGAGTGTAGAGGATGATGAGGAGGGTCACCTGATCTGTGAAAGTGGAGACGTTCTAAGAGCAAGAT ATGAAATTGTTGCAACTTTAGGAGAAGGAGCTTTTGGAAAAGTAGTGGAGTGCATAGATCATGATAT GAGAGGAATGCATGTAGCAGTTAAAATTGTGAAAAACGTTGGTAGATACCGGGAAGCAGCCCGTTCAGAAATACAGGTGTTGGAACACTTAAACAACATGGATCCAAGCAGCACTTT ccgCTGTGTCCAGATGCTGGAGTGGTTTGATCATCATGGCCATGTTTGCATTGTTTTTGAGCTACTGGGACTTAGTACTTACGACTTTATTaaggaaaacagctttctgCCATTTCATATTAATGACATTAGAAATATGGCTTATCAAATTTGCCAGTCTATAAACT ttTTACACCATAATAAACTAACTCATACTGATTTAAAGCCTGAAAATATCTTGTTTGTGGAGTCTGATTACATAGTGAAGTACAATGCCAAAATG aagcGAGATGAACgcactttaaaaaacacagacaTCAAAGTTGTTGATTTTGGAAGTGCAACTTTTGATGATGAGCATCACAGCACATTAGTGTCTACAAGACATTACAGAGCTCCTGAGGTTATTTTAG CACTGGGATGGTCACAGCCTTGCGATGTTTGGAGTATTGGTTGTATTCTAATTGAGTATTACCTAGGATTTACAGTGTTTCAG ACGCATGATAGTAAAGAACACTTGGCAATGATGGAAAGGATACTAGGGCCTCTGCCAGCTCACATGATCAAGAAATCCAG aaagcattattttcaCCACGACCAATTGGACTGGGATGAACACAGTTCTGCAGGACGATATGTTAGGAGACGCTGTAAGCCTTTAAAG gaatTCATGCATTGCCAAGACAGAGATCATCAGAGTCTCTTTGACCTTGTTCGCAGGATGCTGGAATATGATCCAGCCAAAAGAATCACTCTTGATGAAGCCTTGCAGCATCCTTTTTTTGAaccattaaataaataa
- the CLK4 gene encoding dual specificity protein kinase CLK4 isoform X2 yields MRGMHVAVKIVKNVGRYREAARSEIQVLEHLNNMDPSSTFRCVQMLEWFDHHGHVCIVFELLGLSTYDFIKENSFLPFHINDIRNMAYQICQSINFLHHNKLTHTDLKPENILFVESDYIVKYNAKMKRDERTLKNTDIKVVDFGSATFDDEHHSTLVSTRHYRAPEVILALGWSQPCDVWSIGCILIEYYLGFTVFQTHDSKEHLAMMERILGPLPAHMIKKSRKHYFHHDQLDWDEHSSAGRYVRRRCKPLKEFMHCQDRDHQSLFDLVRRMLEYDPAKRITLDEALQHPFFEPLNK; encoded by the exons AT GAGAGGAATGCATGTAGCAGTTAAAATTGTGAAAAACGTTGGTAGATACCGGGAAGCAGCCCGTTCAGAAATACAGGTGTTGGAACACTTAAACAACATGGATCCAAGCAGCACTTT ccgCTGTGTCCAGATGCTGGAGTGGTTTGATCATCATGGCCATGTTTGCATTGTTTTTGAGCTACTGGGACTTAGTACTTACGACTTTATTaaggaaaacagctttctgCCATTTCATATTAATGACATTAGAAATATGGCTTATCAAATTTGCCAGTCTATAAACT ttTTACACCATAATAAACTAACTCATACTGATTTAAAGCCTGAAAATATCTTGTTTGTGGAGTCTGATTACATAGTGAAGTACAATGCCAAAATG aagcGAGATGAACgcactttaaaaaacacagacaTCAAAGTTGTTGATTTTGGAAGTGCAACTTTTGATGATGAGCATCACAGCACATTAGTGTCTACAAGACATTACAGAGCTCCTGAGGTTATTTTAG CACTGGGATGGTCACAGCCTTGCGATGTTTGGAGTATTGGTTGTATTCTAATTGAGTATTACCTAGGATTTACAGTGTTTCAG ACGCATGATAGTAAAGAACACTTGGCAATGATGGAAAGGATACTAGGGCCTCTGCCAGCTCACATGATCAAGAAATCCAG aaagcattattttcaCCACGACCAATTGGACTGGGATGAACACAGTTCTGCAGGACGATATGTTAGGAGACGCTGTAAGCCTTTAAAG gaatTCATGCATTGCCAAGACAGAGATCATCAGAGTCTCTTTGACCTTGTTCGCAGGATGCTGGAATATGATCCAGCCAAAAGAATCACTCTTGATGAAGCCTTGCAGCATCCTTTTTTTGAaccattaaataaataa